The following proteins are co-located in the Acipenser ruthenus chromosome 35, fAciRut3.2 maternal haplotype, whole genome shotgun sequence genome:
- the LOC117970172 gene encoding zinc finger protein 883 isoform X3 — protein sequence MESVYIRQEEVLKLVPLCIKQEMPELEPVHIKEDTELEPVHIKEETELEPVHIKQEETELEPVHIKQEETELLSVHIKQEETELEPVHIKEDTELEPVHIKEEETELEPVHIKQEETELLSVHIKQEETEMEPVHIKEDTELEPVHIKEEETELEPVHIKQEETELLSVHIKQEETKLLSVHIKQDETEMEPVHIKEETELQLVHIKDSENISRPKISHQCTECGKCFTRLGHLQNHQRIHTGEKPYQCTDCGESFNQSGNLNRHQRIHTGEKMYHCTECEQSFSVLGHLKTHQRIHTGEKLYHCTECEQSFSVLGHLKTHHRIHTGEKPYHCFECGQSFSVLGHLKTHHRIHTGDKLYHCFECGESFSRLQSLKRHHRIHTGEKLFHCNKCGKSFSRLESLKRHHRIHNGEKPYHCTECGKSFSRLGHLKRHHRIHTGEKSYHCTECGKSFSRLGHLKGHQRIHTGASLPPSQSLTSPPCLFECMES from the coding sequence ATGGAGTCTGTTTACATTAGACAGGAGGAGGTTCTGAAATTAGTACCTctctgcattaaacaggagatgcctgaactggagcctgtccacattaaagaggatactgaactggagcctgtccacattaaagaagagactgaactggaacctgtccacattaaacaggaagagactgaactggagcctgtccacattaaacaggaagagactgaactgctgtctgtccacattaaacaggaagagactgaactggagcctgtccacattaaagaggatactgaactggagcctgtccacattaaagaggaagagactgaactggagcctgtccacattaaacaggaagagactgaactgctgtctgtccacattaaacaggaagagactgaaatggagcctgtccacattaaagaggatactgaactggagcctgtccacattaaagaggaagagactgaactggagcctgtccacattaaacaggaagagactgaactgctgtCTGTCCACATTAAACAGGAAGAGACCAAACTGTTGTCTGTCCACATTAAACAGGACGAGACTGAaatggagcctgtccacattaaagaagagactgaactgcagcTTGTCCACATTAAGGATTCAGAAAACATATCCCGACCAAAGATATCacatcaatgtactgaatgtgggaagtGCTTCACTCGGTTAGGACACTTACAAAACCACCAGCggattcacactggagagaagccatatcagtGTACTGACTGTGGGGAGAGCTTCAATCAGTCAGGAAACCTAAAtagacaccaacgaattcacactggagagaagatgtatcactgtactgaatgtgagCAGAGTTTCAGTGTATTGGGACACCTGAAAAcccaccaacgaattcacactggagagaagctgtatcactgtactgaatgtgagCAGAGTTTCAGTGTATTAGGACACTTGAAAACCCACCaccgaattcacactggagagaagccgtatcactgctTTGAATGTGGGCAGAGTTTCAGTGTATTAGGACACCTGAAAACCCACCaccgaattcacactggagataAGCTGTATCACTGctttgaatgtggggagagcttcagtcGGTTACaaagcctaaaaagacaccatcgaattcacactggagagaagctgtttcactgtaataaatgtgggaagagcttcagtcggtTAGaaagcctaaaaagacaccatcgAATTCACaatggagagaagccgtatcactgtactgaatgtgggaaaagcttcaGTCGGTTAGGAcacctaaaaagacaccatcgaattcacactggagagaaatcgtatcactgtactgaatgtgggaaaagcttcaGTCGGTTAGGACACCTAAAAggacaccaacgaattcacactggagccagcctccctccctcccagtccctcacctctccaccctgcttgtTTGAGTGTATGGAGAGCTGA